From one Anopheles bellator chromosome 1, idAnoBellAS_SP24_06.2, whole genome shotgun sequence genomic stretch:
- the LOC131205742 gene encoding serine/arginine repetitive matrix protein 2 isoform X6, whose product MNQGTVDLPKDEFGRLLVRETHHIAQAQQEKNAKLRDAFGISEYFVEGTSFDQDRKAKEDLAKSEALQKELAEKEKVKEVERVNRKRYALVRTPSPEKQGSGSETTSRNGKRAALASHDRVDRGDNDGARERTDDDEGNISGKVVPRASRNKEEKKKKKKKARDMSSSPNRKKDKKKKSKKNKKDRTKKKHSKKFQRNDDSDSTDTDSDSNSMASDALSSSERGSSSKRKKKSTKKKDKKKKSSKKKKAKSRSSFHVKSPMTENKSLMEEPPGREDVHDEGNHQGDSCVSEEVLHAKNKNLNDRNRHIIVDNSRDHYITHSQSRGPRSYNRDDDSNLGYAFSGRSSNIRGGFQRPHHDHGIMQKGDENRERRSRSRHRRWERSIDRERKHKSRSRSESRRSRQHKNRGSPTTERSLRRSSDRKRRDYTPQRTDKTDRRHRESDHHEPNDAGRVPSEFERQSDRGKHQRQRERDAERNRDRGQERERNPNRTRDHDADRFRERSSRSVDKQQEHAASNVWLRSNDPSKKTHVKSSPQEPQRMDKSSSTGSKKRNKSPELKQDSTEKTRKRPEHTKTMSPSALAPPQRSASGIPDASLIAEKQLSSDDSASDLSYSPARRDPDRYHDILHQTSAENIGNPEVNKMNGEEQTTSFGSAVIDNGRANGSASATKTYSNEETKPREDDPETKRSDSESRSPRKRPSRSRSRSIAPSAKSRGESSSTPLNKQQFKQHISSSETKKTQAAAAPEGNSNSVSKKSNNKLTSVSASSSTSKLRHSLRRDVSRSPEIKKRRSDRDAISSKAEIPSFKVGPRASRSDRSDRKFNNKRENEHETKLYKRVSSSPERRRTETLSITGEGDSKKFKQKKTTIFAIGSLSSAQSHGTSTTVVQQPVVKLHSPETSHSSAESDNTDHGRDERDEGGDNLDAFLPRYDDKREQEKDLSLLKALKNDLAAKAKQSLEKKKNVSESMGASGAIIGVMGLVGKSSDVSSALLVESRVGESRERDLQLLHTKQQPLDPTSSNTLPDSASAVSETLPMPSSTTMSASTALDATSNNTNNATIKKEIHEIISTVGACAVADDSEANTKKTTILQAVDNILKEKISGKPNKTHKERTTTRSSRSRSHSRSRSRSQKSRSYSSSSSDTCSSRSQSRSSSSHSRSSSGRGSSRSRSRSSSPSTRSSVARSRTGSRSPSIPRRAGSPSFLDRRRITRPSIYRTRSRERHASASRKRRSKKSRSRSSSDSSSCSSRSSRSHRSQSINAKHRRQPQRRNERSRSRQYRPRSGAAHSSSKSSRREHPQRFEGHR is encoded by the exons TGTGCGGGAAACTCATCACATTGCCCAGGCCcagcaggaaaaaaacgcgaaactCCGCGATGCATTCGGCATTTCGGAATACTTTGTCGAGGGTACAAGCTTCGACCAGGACCGAAAAGCCAAGGAAGATCTAGCAAAATCGGAAGCCTTGCAGAAGGAGTTGGCTGAGAAAGAAAAGGTCAAGGAGGTGGAACGGGTCAATCGTAAACGCTACGCACTCGTGCGAACACCATCACCTGAAAAGCAAGGAAGCGGCTCCGAAACGACTAGCCGTAATGGGAAGCGTGCTGCTTTGGCGTCCCACGATCGTGTTGATCGTGGTGATAATGACGGAGCTAGAGAAAggactgatgatgatgagggcAATATTAGCGGAAAGGTAGTTCCGAGAGCATCCCGCAATaaggaagagaagaaaaagaaaaagaaaaaagcacGGGATAT GTCTTCAAGTCCAAATCGcaagaaagataaaaagaagaaatcaaagaaaaacaaaaaagacag AACTaaaaaaaagcattcgaaaaaGTTTCAACGGAATGACGACAGCGATTCCACTGACACAGATTCGGACTCAAACTCAATGGCCAGCGATGCATTGTCTAGTTCGGagcgcggcagcagcagtaaacgaaagaaaaagtctacaaaaaagaaagacaaG aaaaagaaatcatcgaaaaagaagaaggcaAAATCTCGTTCGTCATTCCACGTAAA GTCACCAATGACGGAAAACAAGTCATTAATGGAAGAGCCACCAGGGCGTGAGGACGTGCATGATGAAGGCAATCACCAAGGTGATTCATGCGTATCGGAAGAAGTATTGCATGCGAAGAACAAAAATCTCAACGATCGCAACCGACATATAATCGTCGATAATAGTCGAGATCACTACATTACTCACAGCCAAAGTAGAGGACCTCGAAGCTATAATCGCGATGATGATAGTAACCTTGGCTATGCCTTCTCCGGCAGAAGTTCGAATATTAGAGGAGGGTTTCAGCGCCCCCACCATGATCATGGTATAATGCAAAAGGGAGATGAAAATCGGGAACGGCGTAGTAGATCGAGGCATCGTCGCTGGGAACGTTCAATAGATCGTGAACGAAAACATAAGTCACGCTCCCGTTCTGAGAGTCGTCGCAGTCGTCAACACAAAAATCGAGGTTCTCCCACGACGGAACGTAGTTTGAGAAGATCAAGTGATAGAAAGCGGCGCGATTATACACCACAAAGAACGGACAAAACAGACCGGCGTCATCGTGAGTCAGATCATCATGAACCAAATGATGCTGGTCGTGTTCCAAGTGAATTCGAGAGGCAAAGTGATCGAGGCAAACATCAACGCCAACGTGAACGTGACGCTGAACGAAACCGTGATCGTGGCCAAGAACGTGAACGGAATCCCAACCGCACTCGCGATCACGATGCTGATCGATTCAGAGAACGATCATCGCGCAGTGTCGACAAGCAACAGGAGCACGCAGCTTCAAATGTTTGGCTGCGTTCCAACGATCCatcgaaaaaaacacatgTCAAGAGCTCGCCCCAAGAGCCTCAGCGCATGGACAAATCATCGTCGacgggaagcaaaaaacgcaacaaatcCCCTGAGTTAAAACAAGACTCTACCGAAAAGACTCGCAAACGCCCTGAACACACGAAAACGATGTCGCCTTCAGCGCTAGCACCGCCACAACGCTCAGCTAGCGGTATACCAGACGCTTCGTTAATAGCTGAAAAACAGCTATCTTCTGACGATTCAGCTTCCGATTTGAGCTATTCACCTGCAAGACGCGACCCCGATCGCTACCACGACATCTTGCATCAGACCTCTGCCGAAAATATAGGAAATCCagaagtaaataaaatgaatgGTGAAGAACAGACCACTTCGTTTGGATCAGCGGTGATAGATAATGGGCGAGCAAATGGGTCCGCTAGTGCGACAAAAACTTATTCGAACGAAGAAACTAAGCCCCGGGAGGATGATCCGGAGACGAAGCGTAGTGACAGTGAATCACGTTCTCCGCGGAAACGCCCGTCACGTTCTCGTTCGCGTTCCATTGCTCCTTCCGCCAAAAGTCGAGGCGAATCGTCTTCAACGCCACTGAATAAACAACAGTTTAAACAACATATTTCCTCTTCAGAAACTAAAAAAACTCAAGCTGCTGCAGCGCCAGAGGGAAACTCCAATTCTGTATCAAAAAAGTCGAACAACAAACTAACGTCAGTCTCGGCGTCTTCTTCCACCTCCAAATTGCGTCATAGCTTAAGACGCGACGTGTCACGTTCGCCGGAGATTAAGAAACGACGTTCTGATCGCGATGCCATTTCATCGAAAGCGGAAATTCCATCGTTTAAAGTTGGTCCAAGAGCTTCTCGCTCAGATCGTAGTGATCGaaaattcaacaacaaacgggaGAATGAgcatgaaacaaaattgtacAAGCGTGTCTCCAGTAGTCCCGAGCGAAGAAGAACTGAAACTTTATCCATCACTGGCGAAGGCGATtcaaaaaagtttaaacagAAGAAAACTACTATATTCGCTATAGGTTCTCTATCGTCTGCCCAATCTCATGGTACGTCAACTACAGTCGTGCAACAACCAGTGGTGAAATTACATTCGCCGGAGACATCCCATTCGTCGGCCGAATCGGACAATACAGATCACGGTAGAGATGAGAGGGATGAAGGGGGAGACAATTTGGACGCCTTTCTTCCGAGATACGATGATAAGCGCGAACAGGAAAAAGATCTCTCGCTGCTGAAAGCGTTGAAAAACGATCTAGCCGCCAAGGCCAAGCAGagtttggaaaagaaaaaaaatgtgtctgAAAGCATGGGAGCAAGTGGTGCCATAATTGGAGTTATGGGATTGGTCGGAAAGAGTAGCGATGTTTCGAGTGCACTGCTTGTCGAGTCGCGCGTTGGAGAATCGCGGGAAAGAGATTTGCAATTGTTGCACACTAAGCAGCAACCGCTCGATCCAACTTCGTCCAATACGCTTCCAGATTCCGCTTCTGCAGTCAGCGAAACACTACCGATGCCATCGTCAACAACGATGAGTGCGTCTACTGCACTAGATGCAACCAGCAACAATACAAATAATGCAACGATTAAGAAAGAGATTCATGAAATTATTAGCACCGTTGGTGCGTGTGCTGTAGCCGACGATTCGGAAGCTAATACGAAGAAAACGACGATCTTGCAAGCTGTGGACAatattttgaaagaaaaaatatccGGAAAGCCCAACAAAACCCATAAAGAGCGAACCACAACTAGAAGTTCTCGTTCGAGATCCCATTCTCGTTCACGATCCCGTTCCCAAAA ATCACGCAGTTACAGTAGTTCCAGCAGCGATACATGCAGTTCCCGTTCGCAAAgtcgatcgtcatcgtcacaCAGCCGTAGTTCTTCTGGTCGCGGTAGCAGTCGTTCGAGAAGTCGTTCTAGCAGTCCCTCTACGCGTTCGAGCGTGGCCCGATCCCGCACTGGATCACGGTCTCCTTCAATCCCTCGTCGGGCCGGATCACCATCATTCCTTGATCGACGCCGTATAACTAG ACCTTCAATATATCGAACGCGTTCTCGTGAGCGACACGCGAGCGCCTCcagaaaacgaagaagcaaGAAATCGCGCTCACGATCATCGTCCGATTCGTCGTCGTGCTCTTCGCGTTCATCGCGTTCACATCGATCCCAATCAATAAATGCGAAACATCGCCGTCAACCGCAACGCCGTAACGAAAGATCACGATCACGCCAATACAGACCACGGTCGGGGGCGGCTCACTCTTCGTCCAAATCCTCCCGACGAGAGCACCCACAGCGTTTTGAGGGCCATCGATGA
- the LOC131205742 gene encoding serine/arginine repetitive matrix protein 2 isoform X4, with protein sequence MYNGIGLTTPRGSGTNGHVQRNVAFVRPGKKDNVNYRTEDDLAKLDSQSNRQPNQGILDHERKRKIEVKCAELEEVLECQGRSQDEVRAKVELYRSRLMNQGTVDLPKDEFGRLLVRETHHIAQAQQEKNAKLRDAFGISEYFVEGTSFDQDRKAKEDLAKSEALQKELAEKEKVKEVERVNRKRYALVRTPSPEKQGSGSETTSRNGKRAALASHDRVDRGDNDGARERTDDDEGNISGKVVPRASRNKEEKKKKKKKARDMSSSPNRKKDKKKKSKKNKKDRTKKKHSKKFQRNDDSDSTDTDSDSNSMASDALSSSERGSSSKRKKKSTKKKDKKKKSSKKKKAKSRSSFHVKSPMTENKSLMEEPPGREDVHDEGNHQGDSCVSEEVLHAKNKNLNDRNRHIIVDNSRDHYITHSQSRGPRSYNRDDDSNLGYAFSGRSSNIRGGFQRPHHDHGIMQKGDENRERRSRSRHRRWERSIDRERKHKSRSRSESRRSRQHKNRGSPTTERSLRRSSDRKRRDYTPQRTDKTDRRHRESDHHEPNDAGRVPSEFERQSDRGKHQRQRERDAERNRDRGQERERNPNRTRDHDADRFRERSSRSVDKQQEHAASNVWLRSNDPSKKTHVKSSPQEPQRMDKSSSTGSKKRNKSPELKQDSTEKTRKRPEHTKTMSPSALAPPQRSASGIPDASLIAEKQLSSDDSASDLSYSPARRDPDRYHDILHQTSAENIGNPEVNKMNGEEQTTSFGSAVIDNGRANGSASATKTYSNEETKPREDDPETKRSDSESRSPRKRPSRSRSRSIAPSAKSRGESSSTPLNKQQFKQHISSSETKKTQAAAAPEGNSNSVSKKSNNKLTSVSASSSTSKLRHSLRRDVSRSPEIKKRRSDRDAISSKAEIPSFKVGPRASRSDRSDRKFNNKRENEHETKLYKRVSSSPERRRTETLSITGEGDSKKFKQKKTTIFAIGSLSSAQSHGTSTTVVQQPVVKLHSPETSHSSAESDNTDHGRDERDEGGDNLDAFLPRYDDKREQEKDLSLLKALKNDLAAKAKQSLEKKKNVSESMGASGAIIGVMGLVGKSSDVSSALLVESRVGESRERDLQLLHTKQQPLDPTSSNTLPDSASAVSETLPMPSSTTMSASTALDATSNNTNNATIKKEIHEIISTVGACAVADDSEANTKKTTILQAVDNILKEKISGKPNKTHKERTTTRSSRSRSHSRSRSRSQKSRSYSSSSSDTCSSRSQSRSSSSHSRSSSGRGSSRSRSRSSSPSTRSSVARSRTGSRSPSIPRRAGSPSFLDRRRITRPSIYRTRSRERHASASRKRRSKKSRSRSSSDSSSCSSRSSRSHRSQSINAKHRRQPQRRNERSRSRQYRPRSGAAHSSSKSSRREHPQRFEGHR encoded by the exons TGTGCGGGAAACTCATCACATTGCCCAGGCCcagcaggaaaaaaacgcgaaactCCGCGATGCATTCGGCATTTCGGAATACTTTGTCGAGGGTACAAGCTTCGACCAGGACCGAAAAGCCAAGGAAGATCTAGCAAAATCGGAAGCCTTGCAGAAGGAGTTGGCTGAGAAAGAAAAGGTCAAGGAGGTGGAACGGGTCAATCGTAAACGCTACGCACTCGTGCGAACACCATCACCTGAAAAGCAAGGAAGCGGCTCCGAAACGACTAGCCGTAATGGGAAGCGTGCTGCTTTGGCGTCCCACGATCGTGTTGATCGTGGTGATAATGACGGAGCTAGAGAAAggactgatgatgatgagggcAATATTAGCGGAAAGGTAGTTCCGAGAGCATCCCGCAATaaggaagagaagaaaaagaaaaagaaaaaagcacGGGATAT GTCTTCAAGTCCAAATCGcaagaaagataaaaagaagaaatcaaagaaaaacaaaaaagacag AACTaaaaaaaagcattcgaaaaaGTTTCAACGGAATGACGACAGCGATTCCACTGACACAGATTCGGACTCAAACTCAATGGCCAGCGATGCATTGTCTAGTTCGGagcgcggcagcagcagtaaacgaaagaaaaagtctacaaaaaagaaagacaaG aaaaagaaatcatcgaaaaagaagaaggcaAAATCTCGTTCGTCATTCCACGTAAA GTCACCAATGACGGAAAACAAGTCATTAATGGAAGAGCCACCAGGGCGTGAGGACGTGCATGATGAAGGCAATCACCAAGGTGATTCATGCGTATCGGAAGAAGTATTGCATGCGAAGAACAAAAATCTCAACGATCGCAACCGACATATAATCGTCGATAATAGTCGAGATCACTACATTACTCACAGCCAAAGTAGAGGACCTCGAAGCTATAATCGCGATGATGATAGTAACCTTGGCTATGCCTTCTCCGGCAGAAGTTCGAATATTAGAGGAGGGTTTCAGCGCCCCCACCATGATCATGGTATAATGCAAAAGGGAGATGAAAATCGGGAACGGCGTAGTAGATCGAGGCATCGTCGCTGGGAACGTTCAATAGATCGTGAACGAAAACATAAGTCACGCTCCCGTTCTGAGAGTCGTCGCAGTCGTCAACACAAAAATCGAGGTTCTCCCACGACGGAACGTAGTTTGAGAAGATCAAGTGATAGAAAGCGGCGCGATTATACACCACAAAGAACGGACAAAACAGACCGGCGTCATCGTGAGTCAGATCATCATGAACCAAATGATGCTGGTCGTGTTCCAAGTGAATTCGAGAGGCAAAGTGATCGAGGCAAACATCAACGCCAACGTGAACGTGACGCTGAACGAAACCGTGATCGTGGCCAAGAACGTGAACGGAATCCCAACCGCACTCGCGATCACGATGCTGATCGATTCAGAGAACGATCATCGCGCAGTGTCGACAAGCAACAGGAGCACGCAGCTTCAAATGTTTGGCTGCGTTCCAACGATCCatcgaaaaaaacacatgTCAAGAGCTCGCCCCAAGAGCCTCAGCGCATGGACAAATCATCGTCGacgggaagcaaaaaacgcaacaaatcCCCTGAGTTAAAACAAGACTCTACCGAAAAGACTCGCAAACGCCCTGAACACACGAAAACGATGTCGCCTTCAGCGCTAGCACCGCCACAACGCTCAGCTAGCGGTATACCAGACGCTTCGTTAATAGCTGAAAAACAGCTATCTTCTGACGATTCAGCTTCCGATTTGAGCTATTCACCTGCAAGACGCGACCCCGATCGCTACCACGACATCTTGCATCAGACCTCTGCCGAAAATATAGGAAATCCagaagtaaataaaatgaatgGTGAAGAACAGACCACTTCGTTTGGATCAGCGGTGATAGATAATGGGCGAGCAAATGGGTCCGCTAGTGCGACAAAAACTTATTCGAACGAAGAAACTAAGCCCCGGGAGGATGATCCGGAGACGAAGCGTAGTGACAGTGAATCACGTTCTCCGCGGAAACGCCCGTCACGTTCTCGTTCGCGTTCCATTGCTCCTTCCGCCAAAAGTCGAGGCGAATCGTCTTCAACGCCACTGAATAAACAACAGTTTAAACAACATATTTCCTCTTCAGAAACTAAAAAAACTCAAGCTGCTGCAGCGCCAGAGGGAAACTCCAATTCTGTATCAAAAAAGTCGAACAACAAACTAACGTCAGTCTCGGCGTCTTCTTCCACCTCCAAATTGCGTCATAGCTTAAGACGCGACGTGTCACGTTCGCCGGAGATTAAGAAACGACGTTCTGATCGCGATGCCATTTCATCGAAAGCGGAAATTCCATCGTTTAAAGTTGGTCCAAGAGCTTCTCGCTCAGATCGTAGTGATCGaaaattcaacaacaaacgggaGAATGAgcatgaaacaaaattgtacAAGCGTGTCTCCAGTAGTCCCGAGCGAAGAAGAACTGAAACTTTATCCATCACTGGCGAAGGCGATtcaaaaaagtttaaacagAAGAAAACTACTATATTCGCTATAGGTTCTCTATCGTCTGCCCAATCTCATGGTACGTCAACTACAGTCGTGCAACAACCAGTGGTGAAATTACATTCGCCGGAGACATCCCATTCGTCGGCCGAATCGGACAATACAGATCACGGTAGAGATGAGAGGGATGAAGGGGGAGACAATTTGGACGCCTTTCTTCCGAGATACGATGATAAGCGCGAACAGGAAAAAGATCTCTCGCTGCTGAAAGCGTTGAAAAACGATCTAGCCGCCAAGGCCAAGCAGagtttggaaaagaaaaaaaatgtgtctgAAAGCATGGGAGCAAGTGGTGCCATAATTGGAGTTATGGGATTGGTCGGAAAGAGTAGCGATGTTTCGAGTGCACTGCTTGTCGAGTCGCGCGTTGGAGAATCGCGGGAAAGAGATTTGCAATTGTTGCACACTAAGCAGCAACCGCTCGATCCAACTTCGTCCAATACGCTTCCAGATTCCGCTTCTGCAGTCAGCGAAACACTACCGATGCCATCGTCAACAACGATGAGTGCGTCTACTGCACTAGATGCAACCAGCAACAATACAAATAATGCAACGATTAAGAAAGAGATTCATGAAATTATTAGCACCGTTGGTGCGTGTGCTGTAGCCGACGATTCGGAAGCTAATACGAAGAAAACGACGATCTTGCAAGCTGTGGACAatattttgaaagaaaaaatatccGGAAAGCCCAACAAAACCCATAAAGAGCGAACCACAACTAGAAGTTCTCGTTCGAGATCCCATTCTCGTTCACGATCCCGTTCCCAAAA ATCACGCAGTTACAGTAGTTCCAGCAGCGATACATGCAGTTCCCGTTCGCAAAgtcgatcgtcatcgtcacaCAGCCGTAGTTCTTCTGGTCGCGGTAGCAGTCGTTCGAGAAGTCGTTCTAGCAGTCCCTCTACGCGTTCGAGCGTGGCCCGATCCCGCACTGGATCACGGTCTCCTTCAATCCCTCGTCGGGCCGGATCACCATCATTCCTTGATCGACGCCGTATAACTAG ACCTTCAATATATCGAACGCGTTCTCGTGAGCGACACGCGAGCGCCTCcagaaaacgaagaagcaaGAAATCGCGCTCACGATCATCGTCCGATTCGTCGTCGTGCTCTTCGCGTTCATCGCGTTCACATCGATCCCAATCAATAAATGCGAAACATCGCCGTCAACCGCAACGCCGTAACGAAAGATCACGATCACGCCAATACAGACCACGGTCGGGGGCGGCTCACTCTTCGTCCAAATCCTCCCGACGAGAGCACCCACAGCGTTTTGAGGGCCATCGATGA